The following DNA comes from Triticum aestivum cultivar Chinese Spring unplaced genomic scaffold, IWGSC CS RefSeq v2.1 scaffold43194, whole genome shotgun sequence.
CCACTACCGGCTGAGCCCCACGGAAGTGGAGGTCGTCACCTACTACCTGCCACGCCTCCTCTCCGGCGAGACGCTGCACGGCGTCGACAAGCTCATCCACCGCGTCAACATCTCCGGCTGCGAGCCCAAGGATTTGGCCGCCCGATACGCGCCCGTGCCGCAGGCCATCAGCAGCGGCGACCGGTTCTTCTTCACCACGTGCAAGAGCAAGAACGGGAGCAAGCTCCAGAGCGTGCGCGGCGCCGGCGGCAGCACATGGACCATCCAGAAGACCAAAGAGATTTGCCACGCGGGAGTCAAGGTCGGCGAGGTCAAGAACCTGtccttcaagaagaagggcaagtccacCGGCTGGATCATGGAGGAGTACCGGTGCCTGCTGCCGGAGGCCACCGTCAGCGACGGGGTGAAGGTCTTCTGCAAGATGCACTTGGCTCAGCATGCCCCTGACGCGGCCCGACAGGAATCGGAGGCGTACAAGCTTCAACAACCGCAACCGGAGGCCGTGACCCAGAGCACGCACGCGCAGAAGAGGCCAGcgaccgctgccgccgccgagCCTCATCCGGCGCGCCCTCAGAAGAGGATGCGCGGTGCCGTCCCGGTCCCGGCACCTGCCACATCGTCGTTCACCGCTGCAGCACCGGTTTTCTTGCCGGATGAATCCGTACCTGAAGCTGACGACGACATGGCCCGGTTCTGTTGCACAATCGATGAGCTTCGCGGGTCACAAGCGGAGGAAAATCTCCCGGTCGGAGCTACTAACAGCATCGAACAGAACTTCTACTTGGAACCAGAGGGGCTTTTCGCTGATGCTGCAGAAGAAATCGTCCCGCTCGAAGCTGACGAGCTGGAGTTCCTTAGGACCTTCCTCGATGAAGAAGCAGAAGAGTCGACGAACGACAAGTCATCCATTGCCCAAGACGTGGGGACttacaagccgccgccgccgatcatCTTCCATGATCCATTTGAAGCAGCGTGGAAGGCCGAAGAGGCGCTCGAGAAGGAGAAGAGGTGCAATG
Coding sequences within:
- the LOC123175779 gene encoding uncharacterized protein; this encodes MEGLDVDDVFHHYRLSPTEVEVVTYYLPRLLSGETLHGVDKLIHRVNISGCEPKDLAARYAPVPQAISSGDRFFFTTCKSKNGSKLQSVRGAGGSTWTIQKTKEICHAGVKVGEVKNLSFKKKGKSTGWIMEEYRCLLPEATVSDGVKVFCKMHLAQHAPDAARQESEAYKLQQPQPEAVTQSTHAQKRPATAAAAEPHPARPQKRMRGAVPVPAPATSSFTAAAPVFLPDESVPEADDDMARFCCTIDELRGSQAEENLPVGATNSIEQNFYLEPEGLFADAAEEIVPLEADELEFLRTFLDEEAEESTNDKSSIAQDVGTYKPPPPIIFHDPFEAAWKAEEALEKEKRCNAAANLHAGGHSNFFSPASVY